The following proteins are co-located in the Cardiocondyla obscurior isolate alpha-2009 linkage group LG12, Cobs3.1, whole genome shotgun sequence genome:
- the LOC139107335 gene encoding triokinase/FMN cyclase isoform X1, translating into MCIVKYLKFSKMISLYLASLNLTFTRTNARYVTLQIIYFCKCNLCSRTPQCRERRDKVALVCGGGSGHEPFAAGFVGTGMLTASVAGSIFAAPPSSHITYALRRVAENNDAGVLVLIPNYTGDRLNFGIAIEKARQADVAVEDVIIGDDCSIPDCEGSIAGKRGLVGLLFVIKIAGALAEKGLPLHDVAETARRVSQSIATYGIGLTACAIPGQHLMFELKQDEVQCGMGVHGEPGYKRIKLATASEMVTLMLKRICETLSLSATDSVAVIVNNFGALSQLEQGIVVHEVACQLRNMGIRLVRVYSGALMTSINSVGIHVSLLKLTENYDTFVECLDQETEAPCWPGRAYSIPSTLTSAPALKEAPLGRGKIEKMGVPLNARDQRLIKLCLTNACTAIVEKEAHLNKLDGACGDGDCGSTLKRLAEGILNDLDHLSLSHPATLLLEIADAAEEKMGGTSGALYCFFFTTGAKTLASLEHEEDMQRVWLNAFRSGLNCLEKYGKAKAGDRTMLDAMHAACAAYEKLLKKQPSEIFYDEIATAAWDGCNATKLMEPRAGRASYVKQARYLTEVDAGAYAAAVWISAIVQSITHFKE; encoded by the exons ATGTGTATtgttaaatacttaaaattttccaagatGATCTCGTTATACCTGGCTAGCTTGAACTTAACGTTCACTAGAACAAACGCTCGTTACGTAACtttgcaaataatatatttttgcaaatgtaatttatgtTCCCGTACACCGCAGTGCAGAGAACGCCGAGATAAAGTAGCCTTGGTGTGCGGCGGCGGGAGTGGACACGAGCCGTTTGCTGCAG GTTTCGTCGGCACGGGCATGTTAACAGCCTCTGTAGCAGGATCTATCTTTGCGGCACCACCATCATCTCATATCACGTACGCTCTTCGGCGCGTCGCGGAGAACAACGAcg cTGGCGTTCTGGTCCTGATACCTAATTACACAGGGGATCGTCTGAATTTCGGTATAGCGATCGAGAAGGCACGGCAGGCGGACGTCGcg GTGGAAGACGTAATCATCGGCGATGACTGCAGCATCCCAGATTGCGAGGGAAGTATCGCCGGCAAACGTGGGCTGGTGGGCTTGCTGTTCGTTATCAAAATCGCGGGTGCTCTCGCCGAGAAGGGTCTACCTCTGCACGACGTCGCGGAAACGGCCCGACGCGTTTCACAAAGCATTGCGACCTACGGGATCGGGTTGACCGCGTGTGCCATACCAG GTCAGCACCTTATGTTCGAGCTTAAACAGGACGAGGTGCAATGTGGAATGGGGGTGCACGGAGAACCGGGTTACAAGAGAATTAAGCTGGCGACCGCGTCCGAAATGGTGACGTTAATGCTGAAGCGCATTTGTGAGACGTTATCTCTATCTGCTACTGACTCGGTTGCAGTTATTGTCAACAATTTCGGTGCTCTAAGTCAATTGGAGCAGGGAATCGTCGTCCACGAGGTTGCATGTCAACTTC GGAACATGGGTATACGGCTGGTTCGCGTATATTCTGGCGCTCTAATGACGTCCATAAATAGCGTTGGGATACACGTAAGCCTACTGAAACTGACCGAGAACTACGACACTTTCGTCGAGTGTCTAGACCAGGAAACGGAGGCACCTTGCTGGCCGGGTCGCGCCTACAGTATACCTTCGACTTTAACGAGCGCTCCGGCGTTAAAAGAAGCTCCGCTCGGGCGaggaaaaatagagaaaatggGAGTACCGTTAAACGCGCGCGATCAGCGTTTGATCAAGCTGTGCTTGACGAACGCCTGTACCGCTATTGTCGAAAAAGAGGCGCATCTCAACAAGCTGGACGGTGCTTGCGGAGACGGAGACTGTGGATCAACCCTGAAACGTTTAGCCGAAG GTATCTTGAACGACTTGGATCATTTATCCCTATCGCATCCGGCGACGTTGTTACTGGAAATAGCGGATGCTGCGGAGGAGAAAATGGGAGGTACTTCCGGAGCTCTATATTGCTTCTTTTTCACAACCGGCGCGAAAACGTTGGCGTCGCTCGAACATGAGGAGGATATGCAGCGCGTTTGGCTCAACGCCTTTCGCAGCGGATTGAACTGCTTAGAGAAATACGGAAAAGCGAAGGCTGGTGACAGAACTATG cTCGATGCAATGCATGCGGCGTGTGCGGCGTATGAAAAACTATTGAAAAAACAGCCGAGCGAGATTTTTTATGACGAAATAGCCACGGCGGCATGGGACGGATGCAACGCGACGAAGCTCATGGAGCCCAG GGCGGGGCGAGCCAGTTACGTGAAACAAGCTCGGTATTTAACGGAAGTGGACGCTGGAGCCTATGCCGCAGCGGTGTGGATTTCTGCTATTGTACAATCGATTACGCATTTCAAGGAATAA
- the LOC139107335 gene encoding triokinase/FMN cyclase isoform X2 produces the protein MARPKNLINSLENAVFETLSGLSYMYPQLEHHVSHGVVLSPDCRERRDKVALVCGGGSGHEPFAAGFVGTGMLTASVAGSIFAAPPSSHITYALRRVAENNDAGVLVLIPNYTGDRLNFGIAIEKARQADVAVEDVIIGDDCSIPDCEGSIAGKRGLVGLLFVIKIAGALAEKGLPLHDVAETARRVSQSIATYGIGLTACAIPGQHLMFELKQDEVQCGMGVHGEPGYKRIKLATASEMVTLMLKRICETLSLSATDSVAVIVNNFGALSQLEQGIVVHEVACQLRNMGIRLVRVYSGALMTSINSVGIHVSLLKLTENYDTFVECLDQETEAPCWPGRAYSIPSTLTSAPALKEAPLGRGKIEKMGVPLNARDQRLIKLCLTNACTAIVEKEAHLNKLDGACGDGDCGSTLKRLAEGILNDLDHLSLSHPATLLLEIADAAEEKMGGTSGALYCFFFTTGAKTLASLEHEEDMQRVWLNAFRSGLNCLEKYGKAKAGDRTMLDAMHAACAAYEKLLKKQPSEIFYDEIATAAWDGCNATKLMEPRAGRASYVKQARYLTEVDAGAYAAAVWISAIVQSITHFKE, from the exons ATGGCGAGGCCGAAGAATTTGATTAACTCGTTGGAGAATGCCGTATTCGAGACTCTGTCGGGATTGTCCTACATGTATCCGCAATTGGAGCACCACGTATCGCACGGAGTGGTACTGTCGCCGgac TGCAGAGAACGCCGAGATAAAGTAGCCTTGGTGTGCGGCGGCGGGAGTGGACACGAGCCGTTTGCTGCAG GTTTCGTCGGCACGGGCATGTTAACAGCCTCTGTAGCAGGATCTATCTTTGCGGCACCACCATCATCTCATATCACGTACGCTCTTCGGCGCGTCGCGGAGAACAACGAcg cTGGCGTTCTGGTCCTGATACCTAATTACACAGGGGATCGTCTGAATTTCGGTATAGCGATCGAGAAGGCACGGCAGGCGGACGTCGcg GTGGAAGACGTAATCATCGGCGATGACTGCAGCATCCCAGATTGCGAGGGAAGTATCGCCGGCAAACGTGGGCTGGTGGGCTTGCTGTTCGTTATCAAAATCGCGGGTGCTCTCGCCGAGAAGGGTCTACCTCTGCACGACGTCGCGGAAACGGCCCGACGCGTTTCACAAAGCATTGCGACCTACGGGATCGGGTTGACCGCGTGTGCCATACCAG GTCAGCACCTTATGTTCGAGCTTAAACAGGACGAGGTGCAATGTGGAATGGGGGTGCACGGAGAACCGGGTTACAAGAGAATTAAGCTGGCGACCGCGTCCGAAATGGTGACGTTAATGCTGAAGCGCATTTGTGAGACGTTATCTCTATCTGCTACTGACTCGGTTGCAGTTATTGTCAACAATTTCGGTGCTCTAAGTCAATTGGAGCAGGGAATCGTCGTCCACGAGGTTGCATGTCAACTTC GGAACATGGGTATACGGCTGGTTCGCGTATATTCTGGCGCTCTAATGACGTCCATAAATAGCGTTGGGATACACGTAAGCCTACTGAAACTGACCGAGAACTACGACACTTTCGTCGAGTGTCTAGACCAGGAAACGGAGGCACCTTGCTGGCCGGGTCGCGCCTACAGTATACCTTCGACTTTAACGAGCGCTCCGGCGTTAAAAGAAGCTCCGCTCGGGCGaggaaaaatagagaaaatggGAGTACCGTTAAACGCGCGCGATCAGCGTTTGATCAAGCTGTGCTTGACGAACGCCTGTACCGCTATTGTCGAAAAAGAGGCGCATCTCAACAAGCTGGACGGTGCTTGCGGAGACGGAGACTGTGGATCAACCCTGAAACGTTTAGCCGAAG GTATCTTGAACGACTTGGATCATTTATCCCTATCGCATCCGGCGACGTTGTTACTGGAAATAGCGGATGCTGCGGAGGAGAAAATGGGAGGTACTTCCGGAGCTCTATATTGCTTCTTTTTCACAACCGGCGCGAAAACGTTGGCGTCGCTCGAACATGAGGAGGATATGCAGCGCGTTTGGCTCAACGCCTTTCGCAGCGGATTGAACTGCTTAGAGAAATACGGAAAAGCGAAGGCTGGTGACAGAACTATG cTCGATGCAATGCATGCGGCGTGTGCGGCGTATGAAAAACTATTGAAAAAACAGCCGAGCGAGATTTTTTATGACGAAATAGCCACGGCGGCATGGGACGGATGCAACGCGACGAAGCTCATGGAGCCCAG GGCGGGGCGAGCCAGTTACGTGAAACAAGCTCGGTATTTAACGGAAGTGGACGCTGGAGCCTATGCCGCAGCGGTGTGGATTTCTGCTATTGTACAATCGATTACGCATTTCAAGGAATAA
- the LOC139107347 gene encoding putative RNA-binding protein Luc7-like 1 translates to MTAHDQMRAMLDQLMGTGRNGENNKFQVKYCDSKVCKSFLLACCPHEILSSTRMDLGDCPQIHDLALRADFEAAQKKKDHFYDIDAMEHLQTFIADCDRRTEQAKQRLAETQEELSAEVAAKANNVHVLAEEIGKKLAKAEQLGEEGFVEESMRLMGEIDELRKRKNEAEQEYRNSMPASSYQQQKLRVCEVCSAYLGIHDNDRRLADHFGGKLHLGFIKIREKLAELSKTVDERRKEKRESMLDRRRDRDREDRDKDRDRDRSRGRSNYRDRDRDRDRDRDRERDRDRDRDRDRDRDRDRDRDRDRDRDRDRERERDRERDRDRDRERDRDRERRDSGRRKSRSRSRSRGRRSKRSRSGSHSRRSRSRRSGSNDRKR, encoded by the exons ATGACGGCGCACGATCAGATGCGAGCGATGCTCGACCAGTTAATGGGCACAGGACGAAATG gtgaaaataacaaatttcaaGTAAAGTACTGCGACTCGAAGGTCTGCAAGAGTTTTTTGCTGGCCTGCTGCCCCCATGAAATCCTCTCGTCGACG CGCATGGACCTGGGAGATTGCCCCCAGATTCACGACTTGGCCCTACGGGCTGACTTCGAGGCCGCGCAAAAGAAGAAAGATCACTTCTACGACATTGAC GCGATGGAACATCTTCAGACCTTTATTGCCGATTGCGATCGTCGTACAGAACAAGCGAAACAGCGACTGGCGGAGACGCAGGAGGAACTGAGCGCGGAAGTAGCGGCGAAGGCGAACAACGTTCACGTGCTCGCCGAGGAGATTGGTAAGAAACTAGCCAAGGCCGAGCAGCTCGGCGAGGAGGGCTTTGTCGAGGAGTCGATGAGGTTGATGGGCGAGATCGACGAGCTGCGCAAAAGGAAGAACGAAGCTGAGCAAGAATATCGAAACAGCATGCCGGCATCAAGTTACCAGCAGCAGAAGCTGAGAGTGTGCGAAGTATGCAGCGCGTATCTTGGAATACACGACAATGACAGACGACTGGCGGATCACTTTGGTGGGAAATTACATCTCGGCTTCATCAAAATCCGCGAGAAGCTCGCCGAGCTTTCAAAGACCGTCGACGAGAGGCGTAAGGAGAAGCGCGAGTCCATGCTCGACAGAAGACGCGACAGAGACAGGGAGGACCGCGACAAAGACCGCGACAGGGACAGGAGCCGCGGAAGATCAAACTACAGAGACCGCGACAGAGATCGCGACCGCGACCGTGACCGCGAACGTGACCGTGACCGTGACCGTGACCGTGACCGTGACCGCGATCGAGACCGTGACCGTGATCGCGACCGTgaccgcgatcgcgatcgcgagcgtGAGCGAGATCGCGAGcgagatcgcgatcgcgatcgcgagcgaGATCGGGACCGGGAACGTAGGGACAGCGGTAGGAGAAAGTCACGATCTCGCAGTCGCAGTCGTGGAAGAAG ATCAAAACGTTCCCGCAGTGGCAGCCACAGCCGTCGATCTCGTTCTCGTCGCAGCGGATCTAACGACCGTAAGAGATAA
- the LOC139107341 gene encoding carboxypeptidase D: protein MYRALLFLLFVHGSVRGMQFNKGDVPRLYHPRYLTYEEPYNIEFKYHNYEQMSRFLRATSLRFQNLTALYSIGKSVKGRDLWVMVVSSSPYEHMIGKPDVKYVANIHGNEAVGRELMLHLIHFLVTSYGTDAYITWLLDNTRIHILPSMNPDGFEVSKEGRCDGGQGRYNARGFDLNRNFPDYFKQNNKKSQPETEAVKEWVSKIQFVLSGSLHGGALVASYPFDNTPNSLFQSFTSTPSVSPDDDVFQHLSLTYSRNHGSMYQGLPCSSSQPAFKRGITNGAEWYPLTGGMQDFNYVWNGCMEITLELSCCKYPPAADLPHYWAENRASLIKFLAEAHRGVHGFVIDENGNPIERASVKVKSRDVSFSTTKYGEFWRILLPGVYKLEVFSNGYIPREVEFVVIEQHPTLLNVTLHSTKRQYDEDNGSVLYNGNIGGRPYPHRDHTLHYRPQTGVNTAADANGGIFSSISNGFNSFVTNLFG from the exons ATGTATCGCGCGCTACTTTTCCTCCTCTTCGTTCACGGGAGCGTCCGCGGCATGCAATTCAACAAAGGGGACGTGCCGCGGCTGTATCATCCGCGCTATCTGACGTACGAGGAGCCGTACAACATCGAGTTCAAGTATCACAATTACGAGCAGATGAGCCGCTTTCTTCGCGCGACGTCCCTTCGGTTTCAAAACCTCACCGCGCTGTACTCGATAGGAAAGTCGGTGAAAG GTCGTGATCTGTGGGTGATGGTCGTGTCATCCTCGCCTTACGAGCACATGATCGGCAAGCCCGACGTCAAGTACGTCGCCAATATTCACGGAAACGAAGCTGTGGGACGCGAATTAATGCTGCATCTCATTCAC TTCCTCGTGACGTCGTACGGCACAGACGCGTACATTACATGGTTATTGGATAATACAAGGATTCACATTCTGCCGTCAATGAATCCCGATGGCTTTGAAGTCTCTAAAGAGGGCCGCTGCGACGGTGGTCAAGGCAG GTACAACGCGCGCGGTTTCGACCTGAACCGCAATTTCCCGGACTACTTTAAGCAGAACAACAAGAAGAGCCAGCCGGAGACCGAGGCCGTCAAGGAGTGGGTCTCGAAGATCCAGTTCGTGCTCTCGGGCAGCCTGCACGGCGGCGCGCTCGTGGCCAGCTACCCCTTCGATAACACCCCGAACTCGC TGTTTCAGAGTTTCACGTCGACGCCGAGCGTTTCGCCGGACGACGACGTGTTTCAACATCTGTCGCTGACGTACTCCCGCAACCACGGGTCCATGTACCAGGGATTACCGTGCTCGTCGTCCCAGCCCGCATTTAAACGCGGAATCACCAACGGCGCCGAGTGGTACCCGCTCACCGGCGGTATGCAGGACTTCAACTACGTCTGGAACGGCTGCATGGAGATCACCTTGGAACTTTCCTGCTGCAAGTATCCCCCGGCCGCTGATCTACCGCACTACTGGGCGGAGAACCGAGCG TCTCTAATCAAATTCCTGGCGGAGGCTCACAGAGGCGTCCACGGCTTCGTTATCGACGAGAACGGCAATCCTATCGAGAGGGCTTCTGTTAAGGTGAAGTCGCGAGATGTTAGCTTCTCTACAACGAAGTACGGCGAGTTTTGGAGAATTCTCTTGCCCGGAGTCTACAAGCTAGAG GTATTTTCGAATGGCTATATACCTCGCGAGGTCGAATTCGTGGTGATAGAACAACACCCGACGCTCCTCAACGTCACCCTCCACTCGACGAAA AGGCAGTACGATGAGGATAATGGGTCCGTTTTATATAACGGAAATATTGGCGGCAGGCCTTATCCGCACCGTGATCACACGTTACATTATCGGCCCCAAACGGGAGTGAACACCGCCGCCGATGCCAATGGCGGTATCTTCTCGTCTATTAGTAACGGATTTAACAGCTTTGTGACCAATCTCTTCGGATAA